tgctcgctattggcgggtacagagctctttctatggctctgggcgggtataacacgatgacgtctctcgcacgaccgtcaatccaattcccTTTAACCTCTCAAGGATGctaaatgacttctttagtttagcaaacaaatcgctcgactgggtgtaaataccactcgctcgtttttttgcacaacctgcaaaaatcgctcgatgccattgctacttctgcaaaccgctgatcaatgctacaaaccaatacaaactcaacctgtctggagttttcgcatcgctctgcaaaagtacgtcacccggatcattgatctgattggttgaaggactatccaattgcgtgaataatgatcacgcctcttgtacAGTAGGAAATACATGGCAAAcaccccagaccaatgttcaattttaaattgagtttGGTCTGGTGATGCCACATATACCGATAATCAAGTCAGTGTCTGCCAGCATTTTTAAACTGGTGcaaatttttaatattattgacTTCCCTCTTTTTATCTTCAAAGGcaaaaagaaatttaaatttCTGAAGCACAAGCGGACCGGAAGCTCCGACAGCAAAGTTTCCCAAGGTACCGGCTCTCTTGGACTGGGCATGCCGCAGAACAACGTGTGCATCAATGGCAGTCATGTCTACACGGAAGAGCCGGAGACCAGAGGATCCAGAGCTGGTTCCACCTTCAGCCTGAACAGTTCAGGCCATGGGTCCATGGAGGACCTGCGCAGAGGTCATGACAGGAAAACCTCCAGCACCTCAATGGACTCTGATCTGCAAACTCAAGAGAATTCAGTGGAAGAGATGCACAGAAAACAAGAGgaacaaaggaaacaggaagAGGAAGTCAGGAAAAGACTAGAGGAGGAAAGGAGACAGGGTGAAGAGGAAGAGAGGAAACGGATTGAGAGAGAACAGGAAAAAAGGAGATTAGAGAAGGAAGAGGAGAGGAAACGGTTggaaagagaggaagagaagaGGAAGCTAGAGAAACAGGCAGAGGAGAGGAAAATAATTgagaaagaggaagagagaaagaggatAGAGAGGGAAGAGGAGCGGAAACGGatggagagagaggaagagaagagGAAGCTAGAGAAACAGGCAGAGGAGAGGAAAAGAATTgagaaagaggaagagagaaagaggatAGAGAGGGAAGAGGAGCGGAAACGGATGGAGAGGGAGGAAGAGAAGAGGAAGCTAGAGAAACAGGCAGAGGAGAGGAAAAGAATTgagaaagaggaagagagaaagaggatAGAGAGGGAAGAGGAGCGGAAACGGatggagagagaggaagagaagagGAAGCTAGAGAAACAGGAAGCGGAAAGGAGAAGGATTGAGCAGGAGGAAATGATCAGAATAAAGAAGGAACAGGAAAGAATTAAACAGGAAGAGGAAAGAAGAAAGGTTGAAGAGGAGAGGATCAAAGAGGAGAAAAGGAAGAGAACGGAGGAAGAGGAAAAGGCTAGGAAGGAAGAAGATCAACTGAGAAAAATGGAGGAAGAGGAGAGAACAAGACTTGAGAATGAAAAGCTGCAGAAAAGAGGAGAGATAAGAAATGTTGAGATGGAAAGACGAGCTGAGGAAGAGGAAAGACGACGGAAGGAAACAGAAAAGGTGGAAGCAGAGGAAAAGCGGAAAAGGAAAGTGGAAGAAGAGAGAAGACTGACTGAGGAGAAAGAAATGAAAGGGAAAGAAAGGCTACGGTTGGAAAAAGAGAAGATAGAGAAAATGGAGGAAAGGATGAGAGAGGAGCAGGTGAGGAAAATGgctgaggaagaggaggagaagagGAAGCTGAAAGAGAAAGCAGAGCAGGAGAGAATCAGGCAAGAGAAAGAAGAAATGGAGAGACAGAGGAAAGAGAAAGAACAGCGGCCTGAGATAAAACCCAGGAGTGCTCGACTGAATACAACTAAAAAAGCACCTGATGAGATTAACTCGGACTACGTCCCATCCGTCAATCCCTTTGAAGACCCTCTATCATTAGACGAGAGCTCCATCAATCCCTTCGAGCAGCACTCTGTTCTTCAACCTGAAGCCCTCAGTCGCTCAACCAAAGTGTCTGCAGTTAAGCCAAGGTCAGTTTGTTACCTGAAATCACAGAAGCTTGTGTATTTAAACTACACCCTTTTGACCTTAATCATGAAACCTGAACAGATTTTTAATGCAAATCCTTAATGAATCCAATCGTATATTAATTGTTGCCTAAGAATGTTTTTTCAATGATTTACAAAGAATATATGCTTGTGTTACATGAATCAGGCCTCAAAACACAATGACAACTTATTTGTCCTCAGTGAAAGCAAAATGCTGTAGGaagtgttaaaggattagtccactttcaaatgatccaatatttcctgataatttactcagccccatgtcatccaagatgttcatgtctttctttcttcagtcgaaaagaaatgaaggtttttgataaagattccaggattattctcctttatagtggacttcactggcctccagacggttgaaggtcaaaattacggCTTACgacataagctttttgaagaatacggaaagcagaagcatgtacaaggcgatcatttgtgtttataaagcatacacagttttttttttttttttttttgaaaatggctgatcgtttcactagaaaagacccttattcctcgtctgggatcgtttaaagctctttgaagctgcactgaaactgtaattttgaccttcaacagtggaagccattgaagtccagtataaggagaataatactggaatgttttcatcaaaaaccttcaattcttttcaactgatgaaagaaagacatgaacatcttggatgacatgggggtgagtaaactatcaggaaattttatttgaaagaggACTAATCCTTTtaaaatcagccaatcagaacatttttgatgtttaatataCAGCTATGTGGGGTAGATTTTGGACAAATGGGATGTTACTGTGCATAGCATTCTAAAATTTAAATAAGCAACctactaaatttaaaaaataaaattttacttGACAGCAAATTGATCAGTCATTTGAAAGTATTTAGCTTCTGTTTACCAGAACCAAAATTGAAGCACTCCTTTTTCATGAAGTTTGTGGCTTGACGGACATCCGGCAGACTCTAACAACTCGACTTCTTTGCAGCTCATTGGCAGTCCATGTTCTTCATAACTCATCCATTAATCATTTCTCAGAACTGTTTCAAATCATTCTCCAATCATCTCCTTTTTACCAATTCTGCTGGAAGGCAAATCCATGACCTGTGATCACAGCTTGAATATTAAAGGCATGGAAATGTCTCTCAGTGTTTCTTTAGTATGCTTGGACTCGATTTCAGTGTGGTAGGATTCATATCACCACACTGCCATGATTAACACCGTCCCCTAAGAGCTTTTGGCACCATTATGAAATATGcagtcatctctctctctctctatctctctctctctctctctgtgcgaGTGCGTGTCTGTATGCGTCCAAAAAACGTCTGGCATGAGAAGCagttgttttgaaactttttcaAGGACTCCAAGTGTAGTATAGACATTTAGAACTTCTATTTGTCTTTCTCCATCATATTTTCTGAAGGTGATTATCATACTGACTGTTGAATAACCTTTTAACCAAATTAAATTCCCAAACCTGAATAAACCGAATCTTTCTTATCGTGGTCTTATCTGTTTATTTCTGCTGAGATGCTTTAATGCTGACAGTTATTTATAGGGTCTCTAACCCTCATTGTGTTAACTCTCATGTGGTATTTAATTGAGGTCTAACCCACgggaaactggagaaatctgtTTCCCTGGAAAACAGCTGATCAAGCAGTTCCTTTTCTCTGACTCATGTGTTTAGACTTGAGGGCTTCATGAAATGGTTCTGGAATGTGTAGGAGACTGAGAGCAGACAGCACGATTTGTGGGTGGCTCTTTAAATCTAAACCAGTTATCTCTTCAAGGCAGCAGTTAAAGCAAGGACGTTCTGTGACCAAATTTTTCATCTGAGTTTTTCCTCAGAAACCTTTGCTCAAATGCAATAAATGTCCATATAAACTCATTCAAaacaagtttggaatgacaaggTTAAATAAATGATAGCATAATTTTAATTCTGGTGTTTACTATACCTTTAAAAAGTTTATGGATATTGAGGACATTTATTCAGTAACACCAGGAATGTGTTCAATGGCAGTAACTAGGGTcagttttaatgtatttgaTGCTTTCATTGTTTTGAATGCTATTGAGCAAAGCAAAGTGGCTTTTTACTTACAATGTATTTAGATATTTAGCAGATATGTTAGATCGATTTAATCTTCCCTCTCATTATCCTGCTCCTTCAGTTCTGTTTCTGGAATCTTCTTTTCACAAGCATCTGTGCCAAACACCAACCCCTTCTTAGATGATTCTGATGCCATTTGTGGAAACACCGAGAGCATTGCCAGTCTCGGAAACGTCACAGAAAGGTCAGAGAAGAAACGACGTGCCCCGATGCCTCCCCAGAACAAGGCACAGATGGGAAAACCAGACATCCCTCCAAGAACCATGCAAAGTTTTCCATCTAGAGCATCTGAGGATAGTGGAGACTGCAGTTTACGGCAAGACAAATGTCCCGCACCTTTACCACCAGAAGTCTCAAAGAACAGGCAAGAAATGCAAAACGAACATGCAGACCAATCTACCACTCCTCTTCATATTGAAGAATGGAGAACTACTAGATTGCAGGAAAAAGACCAGATGGACAAAGTGTGCCCAGTCTCACAGGATGAGTCAAGGACTTCTGACACAGTCAATTTTAGGAACACCAGTTTTTCACATCTTAGCCAGAGTCCTCCCAGTAACAGACAAGAAACCAACCCTTTTATATCTACCGAGGTCAAAACAATTAAACACAACAAGGGTCCAGCTCCGAAGCCTTTACAGTCAACATCACGCAAGAATTCTGCATCTGAACCTGAACCCAACAACCTAGCCATTCGCAATGTCCGTTTGACTGAACATGCTGTATCCCTTATTGAAGACGGAGCTGCCTCAAACTCTTGCATTGGTCACTTAGATGTGTCTTCAAAGCAGTCGACTGGCAAACCTAATGATCTTCCTGTATCTGAAAAGGCTTCCACCAAATTCCATGATTCTGGACACTCTGATGAACTTTCCTCAAGAGAAAGTAGACAAGGGGATTTGCCAGCAAAGTGTAAACTAGACTCTCTTGGAGAAAACGTTTCTTCCAGGTCTGAACCAATCCTTGGAAAGGTTCTGTGCAATATTGAAAATGTCCTGCCTGATATTGATATTGTTTCCAAAAAGAAGAGTCGGGCCCCATTGCCTCCTGCCAATTCAGCACCAGCTAGCAACCAGAACTCAACAAGCCAGCAACCAGAATCTGTACTGAAGTCAACCAGTCAACCCACCGGACAAGATCAAGACAAGTCATTAACTATTAATAGTAGCATACCAACCTCATGTTTTACCCCATCCCAGGAAAGCTCATCGCCAATCATGAATCAAGCTTTCAAGAAAAATGTAGTGCAAATGAAAACTGAACATTCTCCTCAGAGAGTGGAAGCAGGTCAAGGGTCAGCGCACCGGACTCTGCCGCATGCCAGAGTTTCACCGATTGATGTTAAGCCCATCATTGGGCAGAATAATGGAAGTGAACATGAGAGAACAGGTGATCCTGCCTACAAACCCTGCAGGTGAGGCCTCTCGTAGAACTTCCAGGGACCTTTAGAAGTAGTAGCAGATGTCATCGGTAGGTTTCTGTTAGCCATTAATTAAAATTCTAAGTTCTTGagatttgaaaatgttttaagtaaTGTTTGACACACTTACTCTCGAGAGTAGAAGACCGCAGTATTACAATGATCTGAAAAGTAGAAACGCTTTATTAAACTCAACAACTTGGCTCAAGAATATTAATTGTGACATGGTGTTCACCAAGTTCTCCAAACTCAGGAGAGTCCAGTCCTGCTTCTGGAGGGCCACGGtactgcaaagtttagctcaaCTTGACAtcaactgcattttccaaaagcatCATAGAAACTATTGGCACTAGTGGTCTGTATACTTGCTTTCAGGAAATGCAGTCCTATAAGTTTCTAGCAACATTGGAGAACTTGATAatcttgttcaggtgtgttgtagggcagttgtggcctagaGTTGGAGAGAGTCGGTCTTGTAATCTGTAGGTCATGTTTTCGAGTCTCAGTACAGGCAGGAAGTGTTGGTTGGGGGAGTGAATGTGCTCTCTTCCattctcattacccacaactgaggtgcccttgagcaaggcacctaaccacCAATTGCTCCCCTAGTGCTGGAGCAAAAATGCTCCGGGTGTGTTCGGggtatgtgtgttcactactcacttctgtgtgtgtgcactttgatgggtgaaatgcagagcacaaactCAGAGTATAGGTCATCATACTTGGCCGTGCGTCACGTCACTTTATTTGGGGTTGGAAGCTGGCCCTCGCATAGCGCAATAGGACACCTGAAATCCTGCCTGAATTGTTGCTTATTGCTTGTGTGTTTGAATACCAACAGAAACCTTTGCTTGGTGTTGAAGTTATTCCATGTGGCCAACTGcattttttctttataattaGACAAGTAACATAAAAGTCTTATAATGTGGTCTTACAATGAtcatgtaatgattatttcccCAAAAGTAGGGAGATTATTAGGATGTTTTTTATTAAAGTGTCAATGGaagacaacaaaaaaagttaatgtaaCTTATTGCTTGACTGCAAGATCTGCATATTGGTTTACTTCATATTAGACTCTGGACCATAGATTACTCATTGTTGGTGACTTCCATGTGATGTTCCACATAACTGGTCTTTCTTAAGAAGACAGTTTGCAATGGTATAAACTGTTTTCAGCTGAGTTTCAGGTGAAATGGATGGGGTGTTTAATTTCCCAGTGTGAACCTTCTCCTTTTACATTTACTCTAAAATGGTTATCCAATCATTGAAAACCACAGAAATGAACACTTTCATCTTTGTGAAAATTGAAGCCTTTATTTCCAAGTACAAGGTACCTTAAAGCAAATAAATTCAGGGCACAATAAATTTGttactttgatttttttttaaagaattgtcTTCTGGCAGAGTTCTCTGATCGAGTGCTTTGTATTCCACCCCTGTAATCTCAGTTCTGCCTGTAAGTCTTACAGCTTTTTCTCTTGTCAGGCCTCATGCAGTGAAACCCTTGAGCAGCACTGACAAGCAGCCAGACCTCAGAGAGACCCAAGACAATTCCAGGTCCGCTACAATTACAGAACACGTGCAAGTCAAGATGAAGGTAGTGtaagcttttttctttttgtttctcaTCTTCTATTTTGCAACCGTTTACTATGCATTGAATTGAAATATGATATGGTTAAGATGTTGCTCCTCTCACTTGACTTTTAATGTATCTTTCAGGCCCCAGAGGCTAAAGGTTCAGGGCCGTACTCCCAGTTAACCCATGAAGAACTCGTAAACTTGTTGGAAAAGCAGAAGGATCAGCTTTCTCAAAAGGACTCTAAGATAGGTGAATTAGAGCAGTATATCGACAATCTTCTGGTCCGTGTCATGGAGGAGAACCCCAGCATCTTAATGTCCTTGAGCTTAATGAAGAAGTCCGTTTGAGGGACAGTAGTTTTGTAGAAGAGGGTTTTGTGTTTAATGTGCACTGTAATCACAAATATGGGATGGACAGCAATACAAGGTTGTGGGCAAATCGTTTCTTTCACTAAATCACACTACTGTGCTGAAGATCAGGTTTATGTACACCTGATTTATGATGTCTTACACTAAATGGTGACAACATGAATGTTTGTTATTTGGCTTGCCTCAGATCCACCTAACCATGTGACGGATAACATATGATTTATTTCAACATATATTTCAAGAAGTATTTTCCCTAAAGGTTTTTACTGTCCACTGTCCATGTTTTCCCATTTGAATTGCTAATATTATTTGATTAgtatttggttttctttttcatGTTATTATCTATTAAATGTTTTGGTCAAAACATTCAGTGGAAGTGACCCCCACATTTTCACTAAGTAAACAAAAGTGCACTATCATATtctttatacaaaatattttatattgtttatgaAGCTGTATAATGTTTTGTAGACAGAGCTCTGTATTAATACATATTGAAGCACTTTAAAAGAATCAGTTCATCTGTAaataatgagtgtgtgtgatcATTTGTATGTAATGCCTTTTGTCATGTAACTTGACGGCTTTAAAATTCTCTGCTTTTGAAATAAAGAATGTCATAGGTGTGGCCTTAAAGTACAGCGTCACAATATTGTGTCTGTGCATTTTTTAGAAGCCATGTTaagattttaattatttaaaaagcattGAGTGAATGTCAGATGACTGTCTACACAGCACTCTTGGTAATGTTTACAAGCTGCTGTTTCTGAGAGGAAGACCAAAACATATTTACCATGGTGACCACCATAGTTTCTTATAACTTATAACAAATTGATGTTTGAAAGCTTCTTACACAATTTGAGGGAGATtacatattaatttatttagttattgcacctgtaaaacaaatataattatACTTTTGGCGGAAAATTTAATGGCCATAGTTTCCACTCAATATACTACTGTTACATTTTACACTACAATTTTATTGTAATCTTAATTAtttgtcccctgaatgtgtctgtgaagtttcagctcaaaataccccatagatttttttaaataaatttttttaactgcctattttggggcatcactaaatatgtgccgattcaggctgcggcccctttaaatcctcgcgctccctgcccccgagctctcgactataaaacaGTGTATAAGCAaaattcacacagctaatataaccctcaaatggatctttacaaaatgtttgtcatgcatgctgcatgcatgcttctgATCAtttgagtatagtatttatttggatgtttacatttgattctgaatgagtttgaggctgtgctccgtggctaaagttaacattacacactgttggagagatttataaagaatgaagttgtgtttatgaattatacagactgcaagtgtttaataatgaaaatagtgacgactcttgtctctgtgaatacagtaagaaacgatggtaaccaCATTAGAttaaaccacatttaacagtacattagcaacatgctaacaaaacatttataaagacaatttacaaatattactaaaaatatcatgatatcatggatcatgtcagttattatcgctccatctgccatttttcactattgtctttgcttgcttacctagtctgatgattcagctgtgcacagatccagacgtcctgctcttgtgtaatgcctttgaacatgggctggcatatgcaaatattgggggcgtacatattaatgatcccgactgttacgtaacagtcggtgttatgttgagattcgcctgttcttctgaggtctttaaaaaaaatcaaatttacataagaaggaggaaacaatggagtttgagactcactgtatgtcatttccatgtactgaactcttgttattcaactgtgccaagataaattcaattttaaattctatggcacctttaaatgataccagacgaggaataagggtcttatctagaaaaAGATCAGCcattttcgtattcttcaaaaagtttacgctgtatgtcctacgcatTCCCTATTCTgcttacggaaaaaatggaactggcactgcgttcgttccgtaagtagaatagtaaatacgtaggacatacagtgtaagctttttaaagaatacaaaagtgcggttttggcagaagcacttgcaaggcgatcatttgtttatataaagcatatacatttactttttttttttttttttttttcaaaaatgacagatcgtttctctagataagacccttattcctcgtctggggtcgtttaaagccctttgaagctgcactgaaactgtaaattTGACCTTCAACATTTGgagtccagtgaagtccactataaggagaataatcctggaaagttttcatcaaaaaccttcatttcttttcaactgacgaaagaaagacatgaatcttggatgggggtgagtaaattatcaggaaaatgttatttgaaagtgaactaaccctttaactaactacaaaaaatattaaaataacatttaattcagaaATGTATAGAATGTCTTTGCTGTTGTGTTAAATTTAGTCATATAAGAGACATTTATTAATGAATTATGACagctttttacatttctttttttaaataagttatagttttattttcacttattattattcaataGTTACATTATAAAGGAACTTTTATTGCCACCAGTCTTGTTTCCGCCCGGACCAATGACGTCATCAACCAGCGCGCCGGCGTCCAGTTCAAAACAAACGTACAAATGTCgcaagagagagtgagagaagaCGCTTTTCAGAAGTTTGTGCACAACGCATTTTGATAGTAATACTT
The nucleotide sequence above comes from Chanodichthys erythropterus isolate Z2021 chromosome 10, ASM2448905v1, whole genome shotgun sequence. Encoded proteins:
- the rab11fip1b gene encoding rab11 family-interacting protein 1 isoform X1; this translates as MSLAEQSQQWYPTSVQVTVLQARGLRIKGKNGTNDAYAIMQVAKDKFSTSVAEKSVAPVWKEEAAFDLPLFHPGNAERCTLQVCVMHKALMGPDKMLGQATINLLELQDNKSRNKTEWFKLMGKTGKADKDRGEVLLDIQFMKNNLTASMYDLSGPDKSRSRLGKFKDKLKGKKKDGMSDSASAIVPSVGQVLTDSEGEEETDITPGAKKKNKLKSLFAPKPGLHRNMSQSMSTLATLPEKDSAISLSRSSGLNVESPEGKKKFKFLKHKRTGSSDSKVSQGTGSLGLGMPQNNVCINGSHVYTEEPETRGSRAGSTFSLNSSGHGSMEDLRRGHDRKTSSTSMDSDLQTQENSVEEMHRKQEEQRKQEEEVRKRLEEERRQGEEEERKRIEREQEKRRLEKEEERKRLEREEEKRKLEKQAEERKIIEKEEERKRIEREEERKRMEREEEKRKLEKQAEERKRIEKEEERKRIEREEERKRMEREEEKRKLEKQAEERKRIEKEEERKRIEREEERKRMEREEEKRKLEKQEAERRRIEQEEMIRIKKEQERIKQEEERRKVEEERIKEEKRKRTEEEEKARKEEDQLRKMEEEERTRLENEKLQKRGEIRNVEMERRAEEEERRRKETEKVEAEEKRKRKVEEERRLTEEKEMKGKERLRLEKEKIEKMEERMREEQVRKMAEEEEEKRKLKEKAEQERIRQEKEEMERQRKEKEQRPEIKPRSARLNTTKKAPDEINSDYVPSVNPFEDPLSLDESSINPFEQHSVLQPEALSRSTKVSAVKPSSVSGIFFSQASVPNTNPFLDDSDAICGNTESIASLGNVTERSEKKRRAPMPPQNKAQMGKPDIPPRTMQSFPSRASEDSGDCSLRQDKCPAPLPPEVSKNRQEMQNEHADQSTTPLHIEEWRTTRLQEKDQMDKVCPVSQDESRTSDTVNFRNTSFSHLSQSPPSNRQETNPFISTEVKTIKHNKGPAPKPLQSTSRKNSASEPEPNNLAIRNVRLTEHAVSLIEDGAASNSCIGHLDVSSKQSTGKPNDLPVSEKASTKFHDSGHSDELSSRESRQGDLPAKCKLDSLGENVSSRSEPILGKVLCNIENVLPDIDIVSKKKSRAPLPPANSAPASNQNSTSQQPESVLKSTSQPTGQDQDKSLTINSSIPTSCFTPSQESSSPIMNQAFKKNVVQMKTEHSPQRVEAGQGSAHRTLPHARVSPIDVKPIIGQNNGSEHERTGDPAYKPCRPHAVKPLSSTDKQPDLRETQDNSRSATITEHVQVKMKAPEAKGSGPYSQLTHEELVNLLEKQKDQLSQKDSKIGELEQYIDNLLVRVMEENPSILMSLSLMKKSV
- the rab11fip1b gene encoding caldesmon isoform X2, which produces MSLAEQSQQWYPTSVQVTVLQARGLRIKGKNGTNDAYAIMQVAKDKFSTSVAEKSVAPVWKEEAAFDLPLFHPGNAERCTLQVCVMHKALMGPDKMLGQATINLLELQDNKSRNKTEWFKLMGKTGKADKDRGEVLLDIQFMKNNLTASMYDLSGPDKSRSRLGKFKDKLKGKKKDGMSDSASAIVPSVGQVLTDSEGEEETDITPGAKKKNKLKSLFAPKPGLHRNMSQSMSTLATLPEKDSAISLSRSSGLNVESPEGKKKFKFLKHKRTGSSDSKVSQGTGSLGLGMPQNNVCINGSHVYTEEPETRGSRAGSTFSLNSSGHGSMEDLRRGHDRKTSSTSMDSDLQTQENSVEEMHRKQEEQRKQEEEVRKRLEEERRQGEEEERKRIEREQEKRRLEKEEERKRLEREEEKRKLEKQAEERKIIEKEEERKRIEREEERKRMEREEEKRKLEKQAEERKRIEKEEERKRIEREEERKRMEREEEKRKLEKQAEERKRIEKEEERKRIEREEERKRMEREEEKRKLEKQEAERRRIEQEEMIRIKKEQERIKQEEERRKVEEERIKEEKRKRTEEEEKARKEEDQLRKMEEEERTRLENEKLQKRGEIRNVEMERRAEEEERRRKETEKVEAEEKRKRKVEEERRLTEEKEMKGKERLRLEKEKIEKMEERMREEQVRKMAEEEEEKRKLKEKAEQERIRQEKEEMERQRKEKEQRPEIKPRSARLNTTKKAPDEINSDYVPSVNPFEDPLSLDESSINPFEQHSVLQPEALSRSTKVSAVKPRPHAVKPLSSTDKQPDLRETQDNSRSATITEHVQVKMKAPEAKGSGPYSQLTHEELVNLLEKQKDQLSQKDSKIGELEQYIDNLLVRVMEENPSILMSLSLMKKSV